A stretch of the Capsicum annuum cultivar UCD-10X-F1 chromosome 10, UCD10Xv1.1, whole genome shotgun sequence genome encodes the following:
- the LOC107844829 gene encoding cyanidin 3-O-galactoside 2''-O-xylosyltransferase FGGT1-like, with product MEDEKLTFIMYPWYAMGHLTSFLLLSNKLAHRGHKIFFVHPAKTLSKLEKFNLYSELINFKSVTVPHVDGLPLGAETTSDIPIFKQNLLFQALDLTNPNIESLIQELKPHFILYDFAYWVPSVARKYGVKSVHYCSITPSSVGYLMRGEQPTSETEMMKPPPGFPVKSSIKLHKYEARLIAALHSMGKDSSSSVSFTQRLLLAFQDGDAIAFKTTREIEGPYCEFVEHKFKKPIVLAGPVLPEPIVTSNTEEDWSKWLEKFQEKTVIFCAFGSECKLKKDQFQELVLGLELTDLPFLAVLKPPVEAETIEEALPEGFTERTQGKGIVHSGWTEQQLMLSHPSVGCFVTHCGGNSLSEAMINECQLVLVPNIGDQFINARLFSGDLKVGVEVERHEENGFFTKGGVCKAINMLMNDESEEGSKIRVNRAKWREFLLTKGLEDSYIDALVQKLQTLHGASVC from the coding sequence ATGGAGGACGAAAAGCTCACTTTTATTATGTATCCATGGTATGCCATGGGTCATCTTacttcatttcttcttttatccAACAAACTTGCACATAGAGGCCACAAAATTTTCTTTGTCCACCCTGCAAAGACACTTTCCAAGTTGGAAAAATTTAATCTTTATTCTGaactcataaacttcaaatctGTTACAGTTCCACATGTTGACGGACTCCCACTCGGAGCCGAAACAACCTCAGATATTCCTATTTTCAAGCAAAATCTTCTTTTTCAAGCATTGGACCTTACAAATCCAAATATTGAGTCTTTAATCCAAGAACTCAAACCCCATTTCATTCTTTATGATTTTGCATATTGGGTTCCATCCGTGGCTCGAAAATATGGAGTGAAATCTGTGCATTACTGTTCTATTACTCCGTCATCTGTTGGTTATCTTATGCGCGGCGAACAACCAACTTCAGAAACTGAAATGATGAAACCTCCACCTGGTTTTCCTGTTAAGTCATCTATCAAACTCCACAAATATGAAGCTCGTTTAATCGCAGCTCTACATTCGATGGGAAAAGATTCTAGTAGTTCTGTATCGTTCACTCAACGTTTGCTTTTGGCTTTCCAAGACGGGGATGCTATTGCATTCAAAACAACTCGGGAAATAGAAGGTCCTTATTGTGAATTTGTTGAGCATAAGTTCAAGAAACCAATCGTTTTAGCCGGACCAGTGTTGCCCGAACCAATAGTGACTTCAAATACAGAGGAAGATTGGTCAAAATGGCTCGAAAAATTCCAAGAAAAGACAGTTATTTTTTGTGCATTTGGCAGTGAATGCAAGCTCAAAAAAGATCAATTTCAAGAACTGGTTTTGGGACTTGAACTTACTGATCTTCCATTTTTGGCTGTTTTAAAACCGCCTGTTGAAGCTGAGACAATTGAAGAGGCATTACCGGAAGGTTTCACAGAGAGAACACAAGGAAAAGGCATTGTTCATTCAGGATGGACAGAACAACAATTGATGTTATCTCATCCTTCTGTGGGATGTTTTGTCACTCATTGTGGCGGAAACTCGTTATCAGAGGCCATGATTAATGAGTGTCAATTGGTTTTAGTCCCAAATATTGGTGATCAGTTCATCAATGCAAGATTGTTTAGTGGAGACTTGAAAGTTGGAGTGGAAGTTGAGAGGCATGAAGAAAATGGATTTTTCACTAAAGGAGGAGTTTGTAAGGCCATAAATATGCTAATGAATGATGAGAGTGAGGAGGGGAGTAAAATAAGAGTGAATCGCGCAAAGTGGAGGGAGTTCTTACTGACCAAAGGGCTTGAGGATTCTTATATTGATGCTTTAGTGCAAAAGCTACAAACTTTACATGGAGCATCAGTATGTTAA